TCAACATCGTTTTGATCGAACCCGAAATCCCGCCGAACACCGGCAACATTGCCCGCCTGTGCGGCGCCACCGCTACCCCGCTCCATCTTGTGGGCAAACTCGGCTTTTCCCTGGACGACCGTTATCTGAAACGGGCCGGACTGGACTACTGGAGCGAGGTCGAAGTCGTTACCTGGCCCGATCTGGCGACCTTGCAGGCGGCACATCCCCAGGCCCGGTTCGTCTACACCAGCAAAAAGGCCGCAACCAGCCATGCCGCCTTTCAGTTCCACGAAGGAGACTTCATCGTCTTCGGCAAGGAAACCAAAGGACTGCCTGACGACCTGATCGCGGCCAACCCTGACACCAGCATCCGAATCCCTATCTTCGGCAACGTCAGAAGCCTCAACCTGTCAACTGCGGCAGGGATCGTGCTCTACGAGGCGCTGCGGCAGTGTGGCAGGCTGGAGTAAGCTTCCCGGTCGTGACATTTTGAATAACACTAAACCATGGAGGACAACATCGTATGAACATCGGAACCCCGCTGAAACCAGGCGCCACGAAACTGCTGCTGCTGGGATCAGGAGAATTGGGCAAAGAAGTCGCCATTGAGGCGCAACGACTGGGAGTGGAAGTGATCGCTGTTGACCGCTACCCCCATGCCCCGGCCATGCAGGTGGCACACAGAAGCCATGTCATCAGCATGCTGGACCGGGATGCGCTGCGCCGGGTGGTGGAAGCAGAGCGGCCCGACCTGATTGTGCCGGAGATTGAGGCCATTGATACCGCCTTTCTCCTGGAACTGGAGCAGGGGGGACAGCGTGTTATTCCCACGGCCCGCGCCACAAACCTGACCATGAACCGCGAAGGGATACGGCGTCTGGCGGCCGAGGAACTAGGATTGCCCACAGCACCCTATGCCTTTGCCCAGAGTGCCGAAGAGTTGCGCTCTGCAGCCGCTGCCATCGGGTTCCCCTGCGTGGTGAAACCGATCATGAGCTCGTCGGGCAAGGGACAAAGCGTGGTGAAAACCGCCGCAGAAGTCGATACCGCTTGGCACTATGCCATGGACGGGGCACGCGGCGCTTCCGACACTGTTATTATTGAGGGCTTTATCGATTTTGATTACGAGATCACACAACTGACGGTCCGCCACGCCGGAGGCACCTCATTCTGTCCCCCAATCGGTCATGTGCAGATCAAAGGCGATTACCACGAATCATGGCAACCGATGGCCATGTCACCTGCGGCGCTTGCCGAAGCCCGCCGCCAGGCTGAGGCGGTTACCACTGCCCTGGGCGGTTATGGCATCTTCGGGGTGGAGCTGTTTATCAAAGGGGACACGGTCCTGTTCAGTGAGGTATCCCCCCGTCCCCACGACACCGGCATGGTTACTATGATTTCCCAGAATCTGAGTCAATTCGAACTCCATGTGCGCGCCATACTCGGGCTACCGGTACCCGAGATCCTTAACCTTGCCCCTTCTGCCAGCCACGTTATCCTGGCGGCAGACAACCAGGATAACGTGCGCTTCGAAGGCATTGCAGAGGCCCTTAATGTCGCCACCGCCAAGCTACGTCTGTTCGGCAAGCCTGATACCCGCCCCGGCCGCCGCATGGCGGTTGCTCTGACCCAGGGCGCATCCACGGATGAGGCCAGAAGCCGGGCAGAGACCAGTGCCCATTGCGTTCAGCTGGTTCCGCAAGGGTAAATCTTAGTGGATATAAAGTGTTCCAACAGTAGGTTACAGATTAACAAGGAGATGACCTGACCAGCCCGTCAGGTCGTCTTCCACGTCCTCAATACAGCTCGCACTTCAGCAACCGGCAATCCATCGGGCCATTCCACAGCAGTATTCGCCGCGCCTTCACCTCTCCCAACCGACCGCCATACGGCGGGTCTCAGTCAAGATTAAAAGCATTGCAAACCTTTTGACATTTATTAGAAACAGGGAAATAATGCGCGCTAATTTGCTGACACCCATGCATTAGCTGTTTCAAGCGCAACCTGATTGGAAGATGACCGTAATCAGCCTATGGATGTTGGCCAGATTTGGCCAGCATCCTTTTAAGAGTGTTGACCAATATGGCTTTTATCTTAAATACAATAAGTTACGCCAATAGCATTTATATGTTTTTTTGTTATTGGCAGACTAAAAGGTATGTTGGCCAGAACTGATCAATAATAAGTTGGACAAGAAGGGATATAATTATCGACTAGAACCCAAGAGAATCTCGTTCATATCTCCCTTTGCCTTAAAGCTTACAAAAAGAAGATATGGCGCAAGAAACATTGTGCCGCCGAAAAATCCTAACATGCCAATAATTATTCCACCGGGAGAGAACTGATGACGCCATGCAAGCCATAATCCGGAAAAAATCAATAAACACATGAAGTCAAAATTGAATTGCCCAGGCCATGTCATGGCTACCATGTCGCCGAAAAACTGCGGAAATAAATTCCAACCATGGTTTAGCCCCACAATGCTCGTATAAACAATGATGCAGATTATCATTGCAATCAATAGTATACGAAACGGAACCAACCTATTAATTTCAGTTGACATGATTCTCTCCACAAATCAATTATTGTAGCGGTTGCTACAATAATATGTAGCAACCGCTACAGTTCTTGTCAAGGGATATATAGATGAGCAAAACAGACGCGAAAAAACAGATTATCATTGAAAAACTTGCGGATCACCTTCTTCAATTTGGCATGAAGGAATCAAGTCTGCGTCAATTAGCTACGGCAGCCGACATGAGCGACCGGATGCTTCTGCATTATTTCACCAATAAAGACGAGTTACTCACTGCTACATTGGTTCGCATCAATGACCGTCTTATTAGTATATTAAATAGTGCTAGTTCAGAGCAGATGCCTTTACAGATTTTGCTACCGCATCTTGCCCAGTTGATAAAAAACCCTCTTATCAATCCCTACTTGAAGCTCTGGCTTGAGTTAGTCCCACTCACCGCAGCAGAAAAAGAGCCATATCTCGCCATAGCTAAACAGATATGCGACACTTTTTTTGGAAAACTGACCTCAATGCTGAAAGTGGAGCGGGAGGAAGAACGCATCCCACTCGCATCGTTGGCTTTTGCCATGACTGAAGGATTTGTCCTTTTGGATGCACTTGATTTCGATACACATATTGCGAGCGCCTTGAAAGGGATAGGAGAAGCCAGATGGACTGTTTTCGCCGAACAAAGTAAAAATGGAAAAGTCCAACCACGTCGTTAGACGCCGCCCCAAAAGACGGGCGGGTCAACGCCGACCCCGTTGGCCGCTAAAAAGAGAATTCTAATTTTAC
This window of the Geoanaerobacter pelophilus genome carries:
- the purT gene encoding formate-dependent phosphoribosylglycinamide formyltransferase → MNIGTPLKPGATKLLLLGSGELGKEVAIEAQRLGVEVIAVDRYPHAPAMQVAHRSHVISMLDRDALRRVVEAERPDLIVPEIEAIDTAFLLELEQGGQRVIPTARATNLTMNREGIRRLAAEELGLPTAPYAFAQSAEELRSAAAAIGFPCVVKPIMSSSGKGQSVVKTAAEVDTAWHYAMDGARGASDTVIIEGFIDFDYEITQLTVRHAGGTSFCPPIGHVQIKGDYHESWQPMAMSPAALAEARRQAEAVTTALGGYGIFGVELFIKGDTVLFSEVSPRPHDTGMVTMISQNLSQFELHVRAILGLPVPEILNLAPSASHVILAADNQDNVRFEGIAEALNVATAKLRLFGKPDTRPGRRMAVALTQGASTDEARSRAETSAHCVQLVPQG
- a CDS encoding TetR/AcrR family transcriptional regulator, producing MSKTDAKKQIIIEKLADHLLQFGMKESSLRQLATAADMSDRMLLHYFTNKDELLTATLVRINDRLISILNSASSEQMPLQILLPHLAQLIKNPLINPYLKLWLELVPLTAAEKEPYLAIAKQICDTFFGKLTSMLKVEREEERIPLASLAFAMTEGFVLLDALDFDTHIASALKGIGEARWTVFAEQSKNGKVQPRR
- a CDS encoding tRNA (cytidine(34)-2'-O)-methyltransferase → MNQPIPFNIVLIEPEIPPNTGNIARLCGATATPLHLVGKLGFSLDDRYLKRAGLDYWSEVEVVTWPDLATLQAAHPQARFVYTSKKAATSHAAFQFHEGDFIVFGKETKGLPDDLIAANPDTSIRIPIFGNVRSLNLSTAAGIVLYEALRQCGRLE